A single window of Sulfurihydrogenibium subterraneum DSM 15120 DNA harbors:
- a CDS encoding 7-carboxy-7-deazaguanine synthase QueE, with protein sequence MRLLKKDLLKETFKVVEIFRTVEGEGRWVGLPVVFIRLEGCNLRCSWCDTTYSYDGKSYTVKTLKDILQEINSYKLKRVCITGGEPFLTPNLDILVKSLLEENYYVFIETNGTLWNENFKDIITDNLYITCSPKPPLYFVNKELLPYIKELKFVVDENLSINHIIKPEFVNIIKNDIIVLQPESNKPEMVEKALNLQDQLLQIGIESRIIPQCHKVLGLP encoded by the coding sequence ATGAGATTGTTGAAGAAAGACCTGCTTAAAGAAACTTTTAAAGTAGTTGAGATATTTAGAACAGTTGAAGGAGAAGGAAGATGGGTGGGTCTTCCTGTTGTTTTTATAAGACTTGAAGGATGTAATCTTAGATGTAGTTGGTGTGATACAACATACTCTTATGATGGAAAAAGTTATACAGTCAAAACGTTAAAAGATATACTGCAAGAAATCAACTCTTATAAACTTAAAAGAGTATGTATAACTGGCGGAGAGCCTTTTTTAACACCAAATTTAGATATTTTAGTAAAATCACTGCTTGAAGAAAATTATTACGTTTTTATCGAAACAAACGGAACGTTATGGAACGAAAATTTTAAAGATATAATTACAGATAATCTATATATTACCTGCTCTCCAAAACCTCCACTTTACTTTGTAAATAAAGAATTACTTCCTTACATTAAGGAACTGAAATTCGTCGTGGATGAAAATCTATCTATAAATCACATAATAAAACCTGAGTTTGTAAATATAATAAAAAACGATATAATAGTATTACAACCTGAAAGCAATAAACCAGAAATGGTAGAAAAAGCCTTGAACTTACAAGATCAGCTCTTACAGATTGGTATTGAAAGTAGAATTATACCCCAGTGCCACAAAGTCTTAGGTCTTCCCTAA
- the infB gene encoding translation initiation factor IF-2, with product MKVKDLAIQLNIDPQELKKILVEEFGLNIKKISDKVDEDVIEVIKDRFAQKEEKVEKKEKEKEEGIKAFDLYHKLGITLAELEQKLRDLGYTKEVSNLSIIPFELAKSVEEKVKEEKRKIEEELKKLEEEKRKKLEEEKKAEEEKIKEQLVAIEEKPEEKVEIKTQQEIKEEKVEPATKQPEVIEGVVPEEERKKVYRKEEKKPFERKERFEKREKFEKKEERRPFEKREKFEKKEEKKPFERKEKFEKREEKKPFEKREERPLRKAEERSTLAFTPESIKEEKKPEKKETKEERIARIAKEEKEEMEALRKLMEGHPKKKKPKKEEKKKEVEESKEEEIKIIQIPEVITVRELADLLNIPVNQILMDLLQKKILATVNQTIDPKIALEIAEKHGFLAELKVEGEEAEEEIKEEEIEIKEEAGELEERPPVVTVMGHVDHGKTTLLDTIRKTDVAAREHGGITQHIGAYKIKLPNGKEITFLDTPGHEAFTTLRARGSKVADIAVLVVAADDGVKPQTVEAINHAKNAKVPIIVAVNKIDKPGADPMRVRQELTQYGLIPEEWGGDTIFVDISAKTGKNVEELLEMILLVAEMLELKANPNKLAVGTVIESKLDPKKGPVATVLIEDGTLHVGDYFVAGYTWGKVKALFNERGERLKEAKPGTPVEVLGFDEVPQAGDKFISKATEREAKQLAEVRKLRREEELLAKKTRISLENLGEAKEINIIIKADVQGSLEALKKSVEDLSEKFDEVKINIIHAAVGGITESDVMLAAASNAIIIGFNVRPDAGARKLSEQENVDIRLYNIIYQAIEDLEKAMKGMLKPTLREVLLGTAEVRAIFKAKAIGTIAGCYVTEGVIKRNAKARLVRDGIVIYDGEISSLKRFKEDVKEVQKGFECGLTLKNYNDIKVGDIIEAYEIVEERPA from the coding sequence TTGAAAGTAAAAGATTTAGCTATCCAATTAAATATAGACCCTCAAGAACTAAAGAAAATTTTAGTCGAAGAATTTGGTTTAAACATAAAAAAGATATCTGATAAAGTAGACGAGGACGTTATTGAGGTTATAAAAGACAGATTTGCACAGAAAGAGGAAAAAGTAGAGAAAAAAGAAAAGGAAAAAGAAGAAGGAATAAAAGCCTTTGACCTCTATCATAAATTAGGCATTACGTTAGCAGAGTTAGAACAAAAACTCAGGGACTTAGGTTATACAAAAGAAGTGTCTAACCTTTCTATAATTCCTTTTGAATTAGCTAAAAGTGTAGAAGAAAAAGTAAAAGAAGAAAAAAGAAAAATTGAAGAAGAGTTAAAAAAGTTAGAAGAAGAAAAAAGAAAAAAATTAGAAGAAGAAAAGAAAGCCGAAGAAGAAAAAATTAAAGAGCAGCTTGTAGCAATAGAAGAAAAACCTGAAGAAAAAGTAGAGATAAAAACACAGCAAGAAATTAAAGAAGAAAAAGTAGAACCTGCAACAAAACAGCCAGAAGTTATAGAAGGTGTAGTTCCAGAAGAAGAAAGAAAGAAAGTTTACAGAAAAGAAGAGAAAAAACCTTTTGAAAGAAAAGAAAGATTTGAAAAAAGGGAGAAATTCGAAAAGAAAGAAGAAAGAAGACCTTTTGAAAAAAGAGAAAAATTTGAAAAGAAAGAAGAAAAAAAACCTTTTGAAAGAAAAGAAAAATTTGAAAAAAGGGAAGAGAAAAAACCTTTTGAAAAAAGAGAAGAAAGACCTTTAAGAAAAGCAGAAGAAAGGTCAACCTTAGCCTTTACTCCAGAATCTATAAAAGAAGAAAAGAAACCTGAGAAAAAAGAGACAAAAGAGGAAAGGATTGCCCGTATAGCTAAAGAAGAAAAAGAAGAGATGGAAGCACTCAGAAAACTCATGGAAGGGCATCCAAAGAAGAAAAAACCTAAAAAAGAAGAAAAGAAAAAAGAGGTAGAAGAGTCTAAAGAAGAAGAAATCAAAATTATCCAAATTCCAGAAGTTATAACTGTAAGAGAGTTAGCAGACCTTTTAAACATACCTGTTAATCAAATACTGATGGATTTATTACAAAAGAAAATTCTTGCTACTGTAAACCAAACTATAGACCCAAAAATTGCATTAGAAATAGCAGAAAAACATGGCTTTTTAGCAGAGTTAAAAGTGGAAGGTGAAGAAGCAGAAGAGGAGATAAAAGAAGAAGAGATAGAAATTAAAGAAGAAGCAGGAGAGCTTGAAGAAAGACCTCCAGTCGTAACTGTAATGGGGCACGTTGATCATGGTAAAACGACACTACTTGATACTATTAGAAAAACAGATGTGGCAGCCAGAGAACACGGTGGTATAACACAGCATATAGGTGCTTACAAAATAAAGCTCCCTAATGGAAAAGAGATAACTTTCTTAGATACACCGGGACACGAAGCATTTACTACTTTAAGAGCAAGAGGTTCAAAAGTAGCAGATATAGCCGTACTTGTAGTGGCTGCAGATGACGGAGTAAAACCTCAAACTGTAGAAGCAATAAACCACGCTAAAAATGCAAAAGTTCCTATAATAGTAGCTGTAAATAAGATAGATAAACCCGGCGCAGACCCAATGAGGGTAAGGCAAGAACTAACTCAGTACGGACTTATACCAGAAGAATGGGGTGGAGATACTATATTTGTAGATATTTCAGCTAAAACTGGTAAAAACGTTGAAGAGCTTCTTGAAATGATACTTTTAGTGGCAGAAATGCTCGAACTTAAAGCTAATCCTAATAAACTTGCTGTCGGAACAGTTATAGAATCAAAGTTAGACCCTAAAAAAGGACCTGTTGCTACAGTTTTAATAGAAGACGGTACCTTACATGTAGGAGATTACTTTGTAGCAGGATACACTTGGGGTAAAGTTAAAGCTTTATTTAACGAAAGAGGAGAAAGATTAAAAGAAGCAAAACCAGGAACGCCTGTTGAAGTATTGGGTTTTGATGAAGTTCCCCAAGCAGGAGATAAATTTATATCAAAAGCAACAGAAAGAGAAGCAAAACAGTTAGCAGAAGTAAGAAAACTAAGAAGAGAGGAAGAGTTATTAGCCAAAAAAACCAGAATTAGTCTTGAAAATTTAGGTGAGGCAAAAGAGATAAATATAATTATAAAAGCAGATGTTCAAGGTTCTTTAGAAGCGTTAAAGAAATCTGTTGAAGATTTATCTGAAAAGTTTGATGAAGTAAAGATAAATATAATCCATGCAGCTGTAGGTGGTATAACAGAAAGTGATGTGATGCTTGCAGCAGCTTCAAACGCTATAATAATAGGATTTAATGTGAGACCAGATGCAGGAGCAAGGAAGTTATCCGAGCAAGAAAATGTAGATATAAGACTCTATAACATTATATACCAAGCTATTGAAGACCTTGAAAAAGCAATGAAAGGAATGTTAAAACCTACACTAAGGGAAGTTCTCCTTGGAACAGCAGAAGTAAGAGCTATATTTAAAGCAAAAGCTATAGGTACCATAGCTGGATGTTATGTAACAGAAGGAGTTATTAAGAGAAACGCTAAAGCAAGATTAGTAAGAGATGGTATTGTAATATACGATGGAGAAATATCTTCACTAAAAAGATTTAAAGAGGATGTTAAAGAAGTTCAAAAAGGATTTGAATGTGGTTTAACTTTAAAAAACTATAATGATATAAAAGTTGGTGATATTATAGAAGCTTATGAGATTGTTGAAGAAAGACCTGCTTAA
- a CDS encoding 50S ribosomal protein L7 translates to MDEKKIDTLLQLSFRAGKIRFGYENINKVKGGTFVIIAKDLSENTKRYILNRFKGEIFQYKTKEELGRLFGKNQVGVIILPRNELNLKIKEIFKKR, encoded by the coding sequence ATGGATGAAAAGAAGATAGATACTTTGCTACAGTTAAGCTTTAGAGCAGGTAAAATAAGATTTGGATACGAAAATATTAATAAAGTAAAAGGTGGTACATTTGTTATTATTGCAAAAGACCTTTCAGAAAATACCAAAAGATATATATTAAATAGGTTTAAAGGTGAAATTTTTCAATATAAAACAAAGGAAGAGTTAGGTAGATTATTTGGAAAAAACCAAGTAGGAGTTATAATTTTACCAAGAAATGAACTTAATCTAAAAATAAAAGAAATTTTTAAGAAACGTTAG
- the nusA gene encoding transcription termination factor NusA → MPIKLKNVIETVAKEKNIPEQVIERALKDGIFVAVKKEYKLRNDQIKVNYDKEKDELKVLVKKKVTPFVENEKKEISLEEAKKYDPNADYGKFVEVPLDLEDIGRIALSVAKEVIAEKVSKVERDILYKEFKEYEGKILTGTVRRFEGEDIIVDLGRVEAILPKEEQIPKEKYKIGDRIRALVLKVLKENKYPLLEKGKVKRVIKVSEGPLIILSRTHPNFLKKLIEIEVPEVQEGEIEIKAVAREPGERSKVAVYTKDKNIDPVGVVVGLKGSRIQNVSNELSDEKIDVIEWSEDPARFVIRALSPARPTKYRLLPKEKRIEVAVPKEELSLAIGKNGINAKLAHKLTGWHIDILSEEDFEKIQRLPTK, encoded by the coding sequence TGCTGTAAAAAAAGAATATAAATTAAGAAATGATCAGATTAAAGTAAATTACGATAAAGAAAAGGATGAATTAAAAGTCTTAGTTAAAAAGAAAGTTACGCCTTTTGTTGAAAACGAAAAGAAAGAAATATCTTTAGAAGAAGCAAAGAAATATGACCCTAATGCTGATTATGGAAAATTTGTTGAAGTTCCGTTAGATTTAGAAGATATAGGAAGAATTGCTTTATCTGTTGCAAAAGAAGTAATAGCAGAAAAAGTTTCAAAAGTAGAAAGAGATATTCTGTATAAAGAATTTAAAGAGTATGAAGGTAAAATATTAACAGGAACAGTTCGTAGATTTGAAGGTGAAGACATTATAGTAGATTTAGGTAGAGTAGAGGCTATACTACCAAAAGAAGAGCAGATACCAAAAGAAAAATATAAAATAGGGGATAGAATAAGAGCTCTTGTTTTAAAAGTTTTAAAGGAAAACAAGTATCCTTTATTAGAAAAAGGTAAAGTAAAAAGAGTTATAAAAGTTAGTGAAGGACCTCTTATAATTTTATCAAGAACACATCCAAACTTCTTAAAGAAATTAATAGAAATAGAAGTCCCTGAGGTTCAAGAGGGAGAAATTGAAATAAAAGCTGTAGCAAGGGAACCGGGAGAAAGATCAAAGGTAGCTGTTTACACTAAAGATAAAAATATAGATCCTGTAGGAGTAGTGGTAGGTTTAAAAGGAAGCAGAATACAAAACGTCTCTAACGAATTATCCGACGAGAAAATAGACGTGATAGAATGGTCAGAAGACCCTGCAAGATTTGTTATAAGAGCTCTATCTCCTGCAAGACCAACAAAGTATAGACTACTTCCAAAAGAAAAAAGAATAGAAGTTGCTGTACCGAAAGAAGAATTATCTTTAGCAATAGGGAAAAATGGTATAAACGCAAAATTAGCACATAAATTAACAGGTTGGCACATAGATATACTAAGCGAGGAAGATTTTGAAAAGATACAGAGACTACCAACAAAGTGA